The proteins below are encoded in one region of Methanobacteriaceae archaeon:
- a CDS encoding PqqD family protein — MIISDLSVISVTKEAVHCDLEDEVVILGLKDGVYYGLNPVGAFIWNLIQKPIAVKEIKEAILNEYDVEEEVCEKDLIELLGNLEEKNLIEVS, encoded by the coding sequence ATGATTATATCCGATTTATCAGTAATTTCAGTAACCAAAGAAGCAGTACACTGCGATTTAGAAGACGAAGTAGTAATTTTAGGCCTGAAAGACGGTGTTTATTATGGCCTTAATCCTGTAGGGGCCTTTATATGGAATCTTATTCAAAAACCCATAGCGGTAAAAGAGATTAAAGAGGCCATTTTAAATGAATACGATGTGGAAGAAGAGGTTTGTGAGAAGGATTTAATAGAGTTACTGGGTAATCTAGAGGAGAAAAATCTTATAGAGGTCTCTTAG